The following is a genomic window from Anser cygnoides isolate HZ-2024a breed goose chromosome 33, Taihu_goose_T2T_genome, whole genome shotgun sequence.
CCCCCTTGTCACCCCCCCAGTCATGGGTGGCCCCTGGGGATTCCCGGTGGGGTTTCCCGTGCCGAGGGGACGGCTGTGGTGACACGGGCATGTGgcggggggacactggggtgaGGGGACAAGGGCAGGAGGTGGCACATGGTGACCCAGGGGACAAGGGTGACAcggcgggggggtggggacaaggggggggtgATGTGGGGGTGCAAGAATGGAGGCAGGGTTGGGGTGACAGCGTGGGGGTGACAGCGGCAGGACCCTGGGGGTGACAGAGTGGTGCAGGACCCATGGAGGGGGAGGACAAAGGTGACAGAGGAGTGACAcagagagcaggaagggggtGATGCAGGGGGGGACAAatcccatgggggggggggggacaagtCCCATGGGGGGGGCCAGGCCTGGGgtgacatggggggggcacagagaacGGGACAGGGGTGACGCAGGGGCAGGATGCTGGAGGGACAGGGGTGGGGTGGCAGGGGGGGAACACGGGGTGACGTGGGGACAGGACCctggggcagcgggggggggggggcgggggaccTGGAACAgaacccccgggggggggggggggggcaggacccccGGGGTGACATGGGGTGACACGGGGCAGGACCCCGGGTGCACactggggggcagggggacagcccCTGGGGGACAAGGCTGGGGACGAGGCAGGGGACACggggtgacacggggggggggcacgggagaCAGGCAGGGGCGAGGTGGGGACGCCGCGGGGGCGTGCAGGGGTGACACCGCAGTGACACCGGGGTGACACCGCAGTGACACCGGGGTGACCCGGGGGTGACCCGCGGTGACCGGGGGGTCACAGCCCGGggcgccccccgcagccccccccccccccagcgccgggGGGGTGACGtagctcccccggccccgccccccgatGACGCGCTCCCACGACATGGCCATATAAGGGAACGCGGCGCGCAGGCCCCGCCCACGCCccgccgaggccccgccccccgccctgcccggtttgccggggggggggggctgcgggggggggggggggggaagcatcCGGAGCACCGGGAGCGGGacgggggcagcgggagcgggggtgggggggctacagggacccccccgggggggggggacagcgggaCCGGGAGAATGGGGGGGGTaacggggatttggggggggagcaatagggatgggggggggtaactgggaggggggggggcaccggggataccgggggggggggggcaccggggatgggggggggcaccggaaCTTGGGAGGGATGCTGAAGGGTctgggcccgggggggggggggacacgcagcACCCCGCTGagcacaggggctgggggctgcatggggtgggggggtccccgtgctggggtgggggggggggcacggtgggTGCATGTCCCGGTGCACGAGCCCGCGGGGTGCGCTCACGTCtctttattccccccccccccccaaccccaaacaaGGGGACTTTGGGGCCACCACGGGGCCACCACGGGGCCACCACGGGGCCACCTCGGGGCCACGCGTCCCCTAGAGCAGCGTGGCCAGCTCGCAGCCCTCGCCgcagcccccgcggccccccagcctctgccgccgccgctgctgggCCCCCTCCCTGCGCCGCCCGCGCTCGGgggggccgcccgccgccgccagcgccTCCGCCGACACCGAGGTCACCGGCGAGGAGCCGCCGCCACCGGGCTCTGCGGGGGAGAGAGGCAGCGTCCGGCCCCCGAGCGACACCCCCCAGGGGTacccggggtccccccccagccctaccGGGGTCACCGCGGTGCCTCGaggccccccccatccccggaACGCGGTGGTGGCCGGGGCTGAGTCCCCGTGGGTGGGGGGCACGCGAACACGGGGGGGCCGCACTCacgctgctgccgccgctcgAGGTCCCGGAGGGCGATGGtggagaggggccgggggggggctccggcgcGGTACAGCTGCAGGGCGGCCAGGAGGTCGGAGGCCAGCGCCACCTCGGCGTCCCACTCGTAGCTCTCGTCCACCGAGGTGTCCCTCCTGCGGGGACaagtgtcggggggggggggtcccatcgccaaccgcccccccccccccaacgccaCGCCTCGACACCCCGCTGtcaccccccagtgcccctccGAGCGCATCCTCACCTCTTTCCAGCACTGCTCGGGGCCGGCTCCGTGCTCATCTTgccctcctgccagctgcccccatcccccgggggggtaccggggccgggcccccccagggacggtgCCAGGGAGGGGGGGCGCAGGAAGGATGCGCTGCCCCGGCCGCTGCTCTGGCTGGTCAAGCTGCCCCGCGGCAACTTCTCCGGGGGGGCCACGTCCCCGGCTTCAGTCCTGCTGCAGGGGGGGCCACGGTGGGGCGGCTCCGGGGGGGCCGGCCaggcgggggggccgggcagaGAGGCCTTGGCGGGGCCCAGCGGCAGCttggggggctggaggagggtggcggcggggggggccgcggccttGGCACATGGGTCCGTGCAgtccggcccccccccggcgtgctgggggggagcggggggctgcggcggtTCCTCGGGGGGGGGCCAGTCGCCGTCCACGCACATCTCCTTAAAGAAGGGCAGGCTCAGGTACTGCAGGATGCCgctctgggctgggggggccgcaGAAGGCTGGGGGCCGGCGGTGGCGGCCGGGGGGGAgtccgggggggggccctggaGGGGCAGCGAGTCCCAgcgggcgctgggggggccggggctgtaAGGCAGAGTGGCGGCGGAGGCCACGGGGCTGACGTCGACGATGCACAGGGCGGCCGCTTCGgccacggggctgctgctgccgtaGCCGAAATagcggccccggcggcggccggccggtgctggggggtccccggggggccggggccgtaACGCCACCCCCTGGTGCCAAACgggctccttctcctcctccggCTGGGGTCCCcggtgtgtgggggggtcccggggcgggggggcgaaGCCGCTCTCCGTCTCGGCGGTCTCCACCACGAAGCGGCCGTCGGGGCCGCGGCGGATGCGCTCCAGGGGGACGTGCTCCCCGACGTGGCTCTCGTAGACGGCGTAGCCGGATCCGGCCCCCGCGATGCTGAGCCCCAGGCTGGTGCCGGCTTTTTCGCCCCACAGCAGCGCCCGGcgcaggctggggcagggggacggcTGCAGCTTCAGCTTGGCCGCGCCGGCCGGGCTACCAGCGCCGtgagaagggctggaaggaaaCGGGGAACGGCTGCGGGATCCCTGTGCCGGCTCCTTTGGACGCCCCCCGTAATTGGGGGGGCTCACGTCGGGCATCCCCCGGGTGGTGCCGTGCCCTGCGGGACTCGGCAGCCCTGCTCCGGCTGctccctgcttgctttctttggaCACGAGCCCACGGAGGGGAAAGCagagcacccacgggtgccccgagcccggccccgctcccggtcccTGCCCCAAGCCAGCGGATGGATGAcgatggggggggtgggggggggggggcgcagcgaGGTGCGGGGGGAGCGTGGCGTGGCGCGACTTACTGCGGAGCAGGGGGCTTCTGGCTGGGGGAGAAGACGAGCGGTGGATCTGGAAGGTCATGAGAACACACGGGGATCACACGGCGAGCAACGCATGGCGATGAGGAGGAGacgagaggagaggagacagcggcacccccgcgccccccccaggagcccccagccctgcctggccctgttccctgcccgccgccgcggcTCGAGCCCCCCCGGGAGGCGCAGGAGGCGGCCGGCTCCTACCTTGCCTTCGCTTCTGGATGCGCGCGGCGCGCCGGCGGTTCATGATGCAGGCGGCCACGGTGCTGAAGATGACGGCCACGCTGAGGAAGCAGATCCCGCCGATGACCCCGGCCAGCACCGGCTGCGGGAGCAGCTCGGGGAGCTGGGTGCGGGACGGGTACACCTCCATGCCTGCGCCGGACGGGAGACGGAGCTGCGGCACCCGCTCAGCACCCCAGAGCAGCCTCCGGCACCCCGACAGCGGGCGACGGCAAAGCCTCAGGGGCCGCAGAGGGACCTGCCCCCcggggtgctggcagcggggacGCTGGGCAGGGCTGCCCTGCTACCCAAAACCGAAGGCACGCGAGAGGCGTGCGCGGGGACGAGCGCTCCCACGGTGCTTGCTTTGCAGGATGCAGCCCCCGCTCTAGTTTTGGGGCTGGAGCCCCGAGAAGGGGATTTTGTTTGGGGGCAAACGCCTCCCTCCCTTGGTTTCTGCCCCTACCTGCCGTGGAGACGTTCACCGTGTTGCTGGGGTCGCTGATGTAGCTGCCAGCGAAGGCCACCAGGCGGAACTCATAGAAggcgtcctgggggagcacaGCGCCGTCAGCCTCACCCCCTCCTTGCTGCGGAGCGCCCAGCgagaccccccaccccccttccaCCCCCTGGCCACGCACGACCTCACCTTGATGAGCCCCGGCACCAGCACCTGGCTCTCCGTGCCGGGGATGGAGcgctccagcacctcccagccGCCCTTGTCCTGCCGCAGCTCCAGGGCGTAGCCGCTCAGCGCCACCGAGAGCTGGGCCGGGGGCTCCCAGCGCAGCAGGACCCCGCGCGACGTCTCGTTGGCGGTCAGGGCCTGCGGCGGGGACAGGAAGACGTGCACGGTCATGGCCGGCGGCTCCGGAGGCACTGTGGTCACTGGGAAGCCTGGGGAGAAAGGGGACGCTGGTAGGGGTGGCCGGGGAGGGATGGAAACCGGAGCTTCCCGcgtgcttggggggggggggggttcggggggctACGAGGCACCGTGCTCTTACCCCTGGGCACGGAGGTGACGATCTGGCTGAAGGGGCCGCTGCCCAGCTTGTTCTGGGCCAGGACGCTGAACTGGTAGCTCGTGTCTGGCTGCAGGTTCTCCACCAAGAGGTGCTGAGCCCCCGCCGGCACCGAGAGCGACACCCAGTcgtggtgggcgcggggcgggtGCTTCGCCCTGCGGGGACGGGGGAGCCGTGAGCCCCCGGCCGAGGGACGCGGAAGGGGTGGGGGCcacccggggcggggggggactcACAGCGGCGTGTACCAGACGCTGAACCTCTGGAAGTAGCCCCCGTCAAAGCCCGGCTCCCAGGAGATGTTggccgccagcagcagcggcagcacgGAGACGTTGGTGACGGCGTGGGGACTGGTCCCTGGCGCCGGAGGAGGAGAGAAGCCGCATGGGACGGGGGCAGCTCGGATAACCGAAGCCCAGGAGCGTTTCCACGCCTTACCCCCGCCCCCCCTGCCGCAGTCTCCGGGGCGCAGCACCCGCGAGCGCCGCCCGCCCGACTCACCCAGCACGTGGACGGAGGTGGCGGTGCTGACGCTGGCCACCGGGTTGGTGGCCGTGCACTCCCAGCGCCCGTGCTGCTCCTTGACCAGGGGGCGGAAGACGAGGCTGCCGTTCCCGTCCACCTGGGCGCCGCCCTGCCCTGCGCTGCCCACCTGCGGGGCAGGGACACGCCGATGGTGGGGACGTCCCCGTCTCCatcccccgtccccgtccccatcccacccgcaGCGACCCCACGCCTCCGGACCCTTGCAGGACCTCGATCCCTCCCCCCAGGGCCGGTTTGGAAACAGAGGGGCAGGATTTTACCCTCGTTTCCTACAGAACCGAaggcaaaacaagcaaaactcCCCTCCCGCGGGACCCCGGGCTTCCTGCGGGGACAAGGACCCCGGGGACTACCCCCGCGATGATGTCCCGGGAGGACAAAAGCCAcgttgcccccccccaggtgggcTTTCCCCAGCGTGCTCCGTACCTTCCCCCAGGTGATGGTGGGTGGGGGGTCCCCGTGGGCCGAGCAGGGGATGACCAGCTCCCGGCCCACCTCCTGGAAGTATTCCTCCTTGGGGCGCACGGTGAAGGCGGGGGGGTCCTGGAAGAGCCACGCACGGTGCTGGGGACGGTGGCGGGGACACGGCACGCCGGAGCGGCAGCggtgtcccgtccccccccccccccatctgccCCTACCTTGAGCAGGACGCGGGTGGGCCGGGAGGCGCCGGCGGTGCCGTAGCTGTTGTAGGGGGTGCACGTGTACACCCCCAGCGCGTCGTCGTTCCCCGTGGCGATGACGATGGAGCCGTCGGGTCGCGCCGACCAGCCGGGGAGCTGGCGGGAAGGGCGCGGGGGTGAGgtcgggggggctgcggggtgcaggctggggggggggcgcgggcggccGTACCTTGCCCAGCTCCAGCGGGTGCCCGTCCCGCGTCCAGCTGACGGAGAGCAGCGGGGGGTTGGCCCTGGTGGGGCACCGGATCACGCCCCGCATCCCCTTGGGCAAATGGGTCTCCGGGAGCATGGTGGTCACCTGCGCCGGATCTGCGGGGACACGttgggtgctgggagggtgctggggaccccGCGGAGGCCGATGGGGCACCCCCGGGCTCTTACACAGCACCGTGACGAAGGCCGAGGCCGAAGGCGGCTTCCAGAGCCCGTTGCTGGCGACGCAGGTGTATTTGCCGGCGTCGTCCGGGGTGGCTcgctgcagcaggaggctccCGTCCACCAGGATGCGGACCCGGGCCTGGAGGTGGCTGCgaggggaggagagggtggGAGTGAGGGCGCAGCAGGCACCCGGGACGGGCGAAGCTCTCCGGCACGCACCGTGCCCCAACGCACCCGTACGTGGGCTGGGTGGGGATTCAGCAAGGTCCCCGCGCCTCCGTCCGCGAGAGACAGCCGCCAGGAGCCTGCGGCCACCCCGGTgccacccccagcaccacgtcccCGCCGTACCTGAGGTGGAAGACGTTGCTGCTGCCCTGGAACCAGGTGTAGGTGAGGTTCCCCGGGTACGCCTCGGCCTGGCACGCCAGAAAGGCATCTTGAGAGATGTTAACGGTGACGTTCTGCGGCGGCACCACGATGACGGGCGGCCCTGCAGCGTGGGGGCGCAGGGGACAGTGAGGGCCTGGGGACAAAGCCACAAAACCCCGTGACGCCGCCAGGGCTCGGCGAGCCGCCCCGCTCCTACCCTGCACGAGCACGCGGGTGGTGTGGGTGATGGTGCCCTCCTTGCTGGAAGCGTGGCACGTGTAGGTGCCCGCGCTGGCGCGCTCCACCACGGCGATGCTCAGCGTCCCGTTCCTCACCTGCAACGTCACCGGTGGCCACCGAGGCTCTGGGGACCGTGGCGCCGTGGCCAGGGCTCGCTCTCCAGCCGCGTGGAGCCGCGTCGCTGTGCCCCCCGGAGActcgccccccacccccagtccCACGGGGGGACACCGGCGCCTCGCCGTGCTCACCTGCACCGCGTCCCCGCTCTGCACGGCCAGGTCGCTCCGCTTCCAGATGACGACGGGCTGGGGGTTGCCGACGGCCGTGCAGGTGAGGCTCAGCGCCTCCCGGTCCCGCACCTCCACGAAGGCTGGGGGGGTCTCCAGGAAGGTAGGGGGTGCTGCGAAGGCAAACGCAGACCCTCGGTCCTGGGAACGAGCGgatccagccccagccccgcgagCTGCAGTGACGGAGGGATCtggagcagggaggtgctgctcctcctgcactgGGGGACGACGAAATCCTCCCCCCATCCTCATTTCGCAAAGCCAAGCGGAGCGGGTGCGGGTACGGGGCGCACCACGACcgctcccccaccccaaatccagcGCTCAGACCGGGCTCGGCACCCCgagagcagcacagggcagagcaggcGGCAGCCTGGGCTCGCGCCGGCCccagcgcccgcagcccccgtcGGTACCGTTGACGGTGAGGTGGATCCAGGTGCCGTTCTGGAAGTCGGCGTCGGCGCTGGGCCGGTCGAGAAAGAGCACGCGGCACTCGTACCAGCCTTGGTCCTCGGCGCGCAGCAGGTCGATGCGCAGCGAGGCGCCTTCCTCGATCCGCACGCGACCTGCCGAGCCAGAAACGTTTGCCGCGGGCGGCTCGGcgacgtccccgtccccagggccaccaccTCCGCAGAGCACCCGCCCACGCAGGGACCTCCCTGTGCCCCGAGCACGGTTCCCTGTTCCCCCAGAGCCCTCGAGCTGCCACCAAAACCCCTCCCCGGTGCTTTTCGGCACCCGCAGCCTCGGCTCGGATCTCCCCCGGAGCCCCCGCCTCGGGAACCCTGCTAAGCCCCGGCCACGCCGGGCACCCCCGCACCTTCCTGCTCCCGGCGGTGCTGAGGGGTCTGGATGAGCCCCTTGCCTGCtctgggggcaccgggggggctgcCCGATGGCGGGGTGCTCGCCCCGAGGCGGCCCCtctgatgaggaggaggaggaggaggaggaggaggataaGGACCTCAAGCAAGAGCGAGCGCAGCCCCCTAATCCCCCGGGCTATTATCAGAGCCATAATCGGCTCAGGCATGCAGCGGGCAATAGGCtcagcaccactggggtgcactcAGCACCGCGGCACCCCCGGACCCCGCCGCACCCCTGGCTCAGCCCTGTGCGTGCCGTCACCCGAGGCGGCCCCTTGGGACCGTGCTGCGGGGCAGGGCCACGGTGGTGACGAGCACCCAGAggtgcccaggagcagcaggggatTTCCACAAAGAGGGTTTTCCTGGAAAACCCTCATCAGCTTCAGCCGGAGCTCGGTGTCCCCAGAGGTCCCCACTGTCCCCGAAGGTCCCCACGTGGGTGCTGCACCCGGCCAGACGAGcccagcgaggaggaggaggaggaggaagaggaggaggaggagcggcagGACCCGGCAGGCTGGTCGGGCAGGGCGGTTTGGGGACGGGATCTGTGCAGAGACGCGTTGCGCGGACGCAGCACACCGACACGTGCTCCCCGAGTTtcttccagccccccccccccaaatctgcTTCTCCCCGCGGCTGGGGGCCGATGGACGCAGCCGGGTGCCTTCGGCCTCATCCAGCGCCCGCAGCACCAAGCGGCAGAGCGAGCAAACCTCGAGTACGAGCTGGGACGCGGGAGCAGCGAGAGGGACGGGAGCCCTGGGCCCAGCAGGCTGCCGAACAAAGGTCCCTTTGGCAGGGCTCCGAGAGCCCTGGGGAcgcccccagcctccccctaATCCCCCCCGCGCCGGCCCCaacccctcctcctcctcgcccagCGCCCGGCCGATAACAAAAcccaaggaaaacaacaaaaccgCCGCTGCCCTCCCGCCCGGCATCCCCCAGCGCCTGGCAACCGCCATTCAAAGGGACACAAAGGGGACGGCGGTGGCTGGGGACCACCAGCACCGGTTTACGGCAGCGGGGACGGCGGGGGGAGAAACGGCCCCGTCGCCCCCAAGGGACACGAGCGGCTTTCACGGGCACAGCCCAGCCTCGTCCCCGAGGTGCCCCAAAGCGCCTGGGTGACACAGGTGGTGGCGCAGGGGCTTGCTGGGTGACACCTGAGCCGCTTCACCTGCTCCGAGCTCTCGGCTGCGAGGCTGAGCCTGGAGGCCCCTCGCCTGACCCTGGGTCCCCCCCAGGGAGGATCGAGGGCCAGCTGCCAGGGTGACAACCAGCAGCCCCCCTCCGTGGGGTCCCTGTCGCCCCCATCCGCACCACCAAGCCTGGGCGCAGCGCCCTGGGGTGCCGGTGGCGCCGTTGGGGGCGACGCCGAGGGctggcggggcgcggggagcgcgcAGCAGGATGCGGCCGAGCCCTTTGTGCTGCGAGCCCGCGGGGAAACCTGAGCTCCCGCAGGTAACGGGAGCCGGGGGGCCTCCGGGAGGCAGGTGCCGAGGCTTTGGTGTCACCGCGGGGTTTGGCGGCACCGCCGGTCCCACGAAGCCAGCGCGGAGCCACCAGCGAAGGCGCTGGCAGCGGGGAGCGGCCACGGCTCGCCCCAAAATTGCTCCGGCCCCGTGCCGGCGGCTCCTTCCTCACCCCTACCTGTGTCAAGGCTCCACctgcagcacattttttttttttggcagtttcGGCCGCGGAGCCAGATCCCGTCGGACGTGGGACGATCCCGCTCCGCGGTCCTGCCCTCCCGTCGATCCCAGAGGCTTCGGGGCCGGgcccagccccaaaccccgACCTCCCCCCTTGGCCCCAGGCACCCCTTGAAGGCGAGGAGCGGCCTCCCACGCCGCGGCCCCGCTTCGCTCCAAATCCCGGCGCCGCTGAGCGGCTTCACCCAAATCCCTTCCCCGAGCGCGGCTCACCCGGGGCGCCCGCCGCCACCCCCCGGGGCCCTCGGCGGGGACGGTGACCCGCGGGGGACGGAGGCCAGCCCCGCGCCTTGCCGCCGCCGCGCTTAATGCGCTCCGACAGCCGCGGCCTCGCGCTGGGGCCCGGCcgaggggcgcggggcggcaAATCCGTCCCGAGCAGGGTGCCCGGTCCATACGGTGCTTGGTCCGTCCGGTACCCGGTGTGCCCGGTGCCGCTTACCGAGGTACTCGGGGTCGACGCGCGGCGAGTAGAGGCCGAACTTGATGAAGATGGGGAGGACGAAGCCGACGCGCACCCACTCGATGACGTAGAGCGGCGGCCGGCTCTGGCGGGCGCCCAGCAGGTCGCAGCCCAGCACGGCGCTGTCCCCGACGCGGCCCACCACGGCCCCGCTCGGCCCGCTGCCTGCGCGGGGCACCGGGGACACCGGTGGCACCGGGAGCACCGGTAACACTGGTGGCACCGGGAGCACCGGTGGCACCGCGCCCCGCTCCTCCCGTCCCAttccgtcccgtcccgtcccgccccgtccatcccgtcccatcccaccCTGTCCGGTCCtgcccgtcccgtcccatcccggtcccgtcccgtcccatcccggtctctcccggtcccggtcccggtcccgtcTCCCCTTACCCTCGGCCCCGGTGCCGGCGAGCAGGCTGAGGAAGGCCGCGCGTAGCCACCACCGCATAGCCCAGCTCCCCCGGCCCGCGGCTCCCGGTGGCGGCGGGGACAGGCGGGCGGGAGGGTCACCGGGCACCGGCGACCGGTTACCGGCTACCACCGGGGGTCCCCCGGGGGGTCAGGGCCGCAGCTCGGGAGGGCTCGGCCGGGCTGCCCGCGGCGCTCTGGCCCCGgccggggggcgctgggggctccTCATGCCCGCCCCGGACCCCgcggctccgctccgcgccccgcgccgccgccaccgggcGGCCGCCGCCAAAGCCACGGCGGTGGGAGGGGCGCGGGCGGGCCCCGCCCCTCCGCGCTGCTGATTGGCTGTTCCCTTGGCAACGGGCGTTCCCGCCGGCGGCCAAtagcggggcggggagggggagccgcgggggatgctgggagatgtagttctGGGGGAGTGGGGATGGGAGGGGGCATGGAGGAGACACGGGTGTGGGACAAGGGTGTGGGACACTGGTGGGTGACATGGGTGTGTGACACTGGTGTGGGACACGGGTGTGACACTGGTGTGGGATACTGGTGGGTGACATGGGTGTGTGACACTGGTGTGGGACACGGGTGTGACACTGGTGTGGGATACTGGTGGGTGACATGGGTGTGTGACACTGGTGTGGGACACGGGTGTGACACTGGTGTGGGACACTGGTGTGGGACACTGGTGTGGGACTGGTGGGTGACATGGGTGTGTGACACTGGTGTGGGACACTGGTGTGGGACTGGTGGGTGACACCAGTGTGGGACACTGGACACTAGTGCGTGACACTGGCGGGTCTGTGACACTGGTGTGACACAGGGTGGGACACTAGTGCAGGACACAGCTGTGTGACACTGGTATGTGACACAGGTAacgtgccgtgccgtgccgtgccacaCACCGCGCACAGCCCCGTGACGGGGAGCCCACACACGTGCCACCCCATGGCACACCCGTGACCGCCACCaacccccggccgccccccgtgACCGTCCCCACCTCGGggctctccccctgccccctcgCACCCCGGCCGTCACCCCTCTAATCCCATCCTcatcccgtccccgtcccctaCGGCCACCGGagccgtgtccccagcccgCGGAGCTGAGCCGGAGCTGGGCCGCCCGCCAGCCTGGGGGCTCTGGTGCCAGGGGCACCGGTGCGGGGACAACccccgtgtcccagccccacggggctgCCCGGCCAAGCATGGCCGTGCCGGGTCCCGCTCGGTGTCACGGCATCCCCTGGTCAGGGATGTTGGTGCTGAGCCCCCGTCCCGACCCCCTCCCCGGGACAGGGGTCCTCCCGTCCCCCCCTTTTGGCCCGGCCTGGCGCGGCCCCCGGCGCACGGGAGACTATTAAGGCCAGAGCTAAAGTAAGAGGAGTTAAAGTAAATAATTCTGCGGGTAAGCTGCTTTCCTGCATCTCACAGCCCCATGGGAGTCCTGTGGCTCCCTGGGCTTAGGCGCCGCGGCTGGACCGCgccgccccgtccccgtcccctttcgtgtccccaaatcctccaCGCGGGGCCTCCCCCCCGGCAGCCGCTCGTGTCCTGGGATGGGGCCAGGCAGATGAGCGACCCCAGATGTCCCTTGTCCCCGTGTGGTGCCGCAGCGCCCTGGGGCCATGGTGTCACCCATGGGGGACAGACATGGACGGTCCCCGAGACCCCAACCAGGGGTGCTGGGTGGCACCGAGAGCAGCTCCGCACCACTTTGGGGTGCCCGCATCCCCACGGCCACCCTCCTCCCATCCCTGCCGGCTCCCATCCCAACCACCCCAAGCCACCACCCTCGCGTGTCATTTCTGAGGGACGATGACGGCGTTTTGGGGTTTCAGGGGGATGGCTGGGGACgctggggctgcctggtggAGGTGACAGCCCTCCACAGCCCTCCCAGCCCGCGGCGCGGGGGCCGCGCTGGCACCCGGTGCGTGCCGGGCGTTCCCGGCCATGTGCCCCGCGCGCAGGAATGGGGACGGTGACGCTTCTTGCACTTAGGATTTAAATGCCACCAAGGTTAGGAGCAGCTGAGAAGAGATTTTCAGGATTGGGCTTTTGGACGGAGATGCCTAAATTCCAGCTAAGCTTCCGTTTAAGCGTCCACGTCCCGGGCCGGCCCTGGGGCGCTGACGTGGCTGCCGCCCTCCGCGCAGCATCGCCGCTTTGGCGAGCGACCAGCTCCGGGGCTCGCGGGCTGAGACCCAGGATGGGGCCCCCCGCACCTCAGGGTGCAGGCGCAGGCATCCCCTATTCAGGGGTGCCCTGAGGAGGCTGTTGGGTACCGAGCGGTGAGGTCTGGGGATGGAGGTTTGGTGCCGTGGCCACGTTAGGGGGTGGCACCAGGTCACTGCAGAGCGGCGGTACCTGGATAGCTGGTGAAGGGGGgtccctggctgcagcaggggttCTGTTCAAACAACGGGGTGGAAAGGAGCCACGGGAAAGTCCTTTAATGGGGGACGGGACGGACGGCGGCACCGCAGGGCTGGGCAAGGCTCCCCCAGCGCATCAGAGCAAGCATCTCCTTCGACCTCCGTCCGGCACACGCTGCTCGGGGAGAAACTCCTGCTCACGCCTCCTCGGTATCCTTTCCAGCGCTGTGGCGAGGCAGATCCGTGTTTAATTTGGGCTTTCAGACCCCACAGCTGTGCCTGCCGTGACCCCATCGGCgcagggagcccccccggggggggctgcacctACCTGAAGCGCTGGTGGAATTGGATCACAGCTTGC
Proteins encoded in this region:
- the LOC125181234 gene encoding protein turtle homolog A isoform X1, with product MRWWLRAAFLSLLAGTGAEGSGPSGAVVGRVGDSAVLGCDLLGARQSRPPLYVIEWVRVGFVLPIFIKFGLYSPRVDPEYLGRVRIEEGASLRIDLLRAEDQGWYECRVLFLDRPSADADFQNGTWIHLTVNAPPTFLETPPAFVEVRDREALSLTCTAVGNPQPVVIWKRSDLAVQSGDAVQVRNGTLSIAVVERASAGTYTCHASSKEGTITHTTRVLVQGPPVIVVPPQNVTVNISQDAFLACQAEAYPGNLTYTWFQGSSNVFHLSHLQARVRILVDGSLLLQRATPDDAGKYTCVASNGLWKPPSASAFVTVLYPAQVTTMLPETHLPKGMRGVIRCPTRANPPLLSVSWTRDGHPLELGKLPGWSARPDGSIVIATGNDDALGVYTCTPYNSYGTAGASRPTRVLLKDPPAFTVRPKEEYFQEVGRELVIPCSAHGDPPPTITWGKVGSAGQGGAQVDGNGSLVFRPLVKEQHGRWECTATNPVASVSTATSVHVLGTSPHAVTNVSVLPLLLAANISWEPGFDGGYFQRFSVWYTPLAKHPPRAHHDWVSLSVPAGAQHLLVENLQPDTSYQFSVLAQNKLGSGPFSQIVTSVPRGFPVTTVPPEPPAMTVHVFLSPPQALTANETSRGVLLRWEPPAQLSVALSGYALELRQDKGGWEVLERSIPGTESQVLVPGLIKDAFYEFRLVAFAGSYISDPSNTVNVSTAGMEVYPSRTQLPELLPQPVLAGVIGGICFLSVAVIFSTVAACIMNRRRAARIQKRRQDPPLVFSPSQKPPAPHPSHGAGSPAGAAKLKLQPSPCPSLRRALLWGEKAGTSLGLSIAGAGSGYAVYESHVGEHVPLERIRRGPDGRFVVETAETESGFAPPPRDPPTHRGPQPEEEKEPVWHQGVALRPRPPGDPPAPAGRRRGRYFGYGSSSPVAEAAALCIVDVSPVASAATLPYSPGPPSARWDSLPLQGPPPDSPPAATAGPQPSAAPPAQSGILQYLSLPFFKEMCVDGDWPPPEEPPQPPAPPQHAGGGPDCTDPCAKAAAPPAATLLQPPKLPLGPAKASLPGPPAWPAPPEPPHRGPPCSRTEAGDVAPPEKLPRGSLTSQSSGRGSASFLRPPSLAPSLGGPGPGTPPGDGGSWQEGKMSTEPAPSSAGKRRDTSVDESYEWDAEVALASDLLAALQLYRAGAPPRPLSTIALRDLERRQQHPPAVGMANRGPSYGLSREVQQKIDRQYDPELEQVLVRWMVGQCGGDVPQPAPGRDGFQQWLKDGTVLCRLINSLYPRGQGPVAKIQASTMAFKQMEQISQFLQAAERYGIAATDIFQTVDLWEGKNMACVQRTLMNLGSLAVAKGDGLFVGDPNWFPKKSQENRRVFSEDKLKEGQNVIGLQMGTNRGASQAGMTGYGMPRQIL